A segment of the Streptomyces sp. L2 genome:
GGCCGGGGCCACGCAGCAGCTGCCGGTGCAGCCCGCCGCCGGCTACCCGGGCGCCGGCCCGGCGCAGGTGCCGTACCGCCCGGTGAACGACGACGACGTCGACCAGGGCGGCCGCCGGGGCGGTCGTACCGGATCGCGGGTGCCGTTGATCGCGGCCATCGGCGTCGCCATCGCCGTGCTCGGCATCGGTGCCGGGGCGATGCTCAGCGGCGGCGGGGGCGACAAGCAGAGCGACGACAACAAGCCCGTCGCCGACTCCAGCCCGACCGCGGCCCAGAACTCGGCCTCGCCCGCCGCCGACCCCGGCAAGCAGCAGGCGATCGCCCTCGACAAGCTGCTCGCCGACAGCGGCAGCAGCCGGGCGTCGGTGATCAAGGCGGTGGCCGACGTGAAGGGGTGCGACAACCTGAGCCAGGCCTCCTCCGACCTGCGTGACGCGGCCAGGCAGCGCGGCGATCTGGTGACCCGGCTGGGCAAGCTGTCCGTGGACAAGCTGCCCGACCACGCGGCCCTGACCACCGCCCTGACCAAGGCCTGGCGGGCCTCCGCTGCCGCCGACAACCACTACGCGGCCTGGGCGCAGCAGGTCGGCGGCAAGAAGGGCTGCCACAAGGGGCACGCCCGTCCCACCGGCCAGACGCAGGCGGGCAACCGGGAGAGCGGTGTGGCCAGCGGGCAGAAGGTGAAGGCGTCCGCGCTGTGGAACACCATCGCGAAGAAGTACGGGCTGACCGAGCGGCAGCCGACCCAGCTCTGACGCGGGCGCGCCCGCGGGAGTAGGCCGGGGGTCAGCCCAGGTCGGCGCTGCGCAGGACCGCCGTCGTGTCGGTGGCCGTGTGGTCGTCGCGTGCGGCGACCAGGCGGCCGTCCCGGACCACCTGGAGGGTCACCTCGGCGTTGGCCAGGCGGGAGAGGCCGATCGTGGCGAGCCGGCCCTCGAAGGGCCAGCTCAGGGTGGGGGTGAGGCCGCCGGTGGAGACCTTCAGGCCGTCGTCCAGGGTGTGCCGCACGGCGGCGGCGGTCACGTCCCCCGAGCCGATCCGCTCCAGGACGGCCCGCAGCACGGTGTAGGCGATCCAGGTCGTCTGCACGCCCGCGTCGCCGGCGTCGACGCGGTTGTCGCCGAACGCCTCCTCGCTGATCACCTTCTTCATCGGGTCCCAGCGGGCGTCCGACGTCACCGGGTACCAGCCGGCGACGTACGCCCCCTCGTACGGCCCTGACGCCCCGCCCGTCGCGTTGATCACCGTCTGGTCGACGCTGCCGAGCACGGTCGCCGTCCGCACCGCGCGGGAACCCCGCCGCGGTCCGGCGGAGGCGTCGTCGCGGGAGGCGTCGTCGCGGGAGGCGTCGTCGCGGGCCCGCCGGAACGAGTCCATGAAGGTGTCGGTGTGGTCCCCGAGCGCGGGCACGACACAGCCGGCCTTCCCCAGCCCCGCGTCCGCGTCCGCGTGCCGCATCGCCCGCCGCGCCTGGCCGTCGTACTCGGTGGCGTCCTCGGCGGCGAGCTGGTCGGCCGCCGGGGCGTGCCCGCCCGCCTTCAGGCCGGCGTCGAGCAGCGGGGGCAGTTCGTCGCCCGCGATGCTGTCGGGACGGACCAGGGAGACCGGGCCGCAGGTGTCCGCGAGGGCCCGGCCAAGGCCCGCCAGCAGGGCGGGCTGACCGCCGTTGACGGGGTAGGAGTACATGTTGGTGAACTCGTCGTTGGTGACGCCGTAGCCGCCGAGGTAGGCGATGCCGGCGGACTCCAGCGGCGCCATGTAGGAGTCGGCGTACTGGCTGTACGACCCGACGACCGCGACCGCGCCCTCGCGCACCGCCCGCCGGGCACAGGCCGCCGCGCCCACGCTGTTGTCGTGGTCGTTGCAGGTCAGCACCCGCAGCCGATGTCCGGCGACGCCGCCGTGGGCGTTGACCCAGCGGGCGTAGGCGAGGGCGACGGCGGGCATGCCGGGCTTGTTGGTGGCGTCGGTGCCCTGCGGGGCCCAGGTCATGACGGTGACCGGGGCGCCGTCCCCGGAGCCCCCCGTGGCACCGAGGACGGTTCCGCACCCGGCGGTCAGCGACAGGCACGCTGCGAGCGCGCCCGCCGAGAGCGCGGCCCTGCGGACGCGCCGGGGAAGGGAGGGAAGGAACGTGCGCGTGCTGCGGGGGCGTCGCCTGCCGGTCATGGACACGGACGATCCCGCACCGGCTTCAACCCGGGGGTGACCGTGGGTCGACGCGAGGTGACAGCGAGGTGAATTACGGGGGCCGGTGCGGGCCTGGCGGTGCGGAACGTACGATCGATGACCGTGCAAGGTTCGGAGAACTCTTCCCGTCGTGGCCGTCGCTCCTCCACCATGGGCGGCATGCCTGTGAACGACATGCCGTGGTGGCGCTGGCGCAGCAACGTGCGCTCGGCGCTGCACATGCTCTCCGATCCGGCGTTCCAGCGGGACGTCTGGCTGGCCGGCGCCGACGGGTTCGGCGACGTCACCGACGCCGTGTACCGGCTGGTGGAGGACACCTGGCTGGACAACTGGTCCGCCGAGAAATACGTCGGCACGATCTTCCGGGACTCGCAGGAGGCGGCCCTCGTCGACACCGCCGTGCTGCGCGTGCTGCGGATCATGCACCAGGTCGGGCCGGACGCGCCGGTCGCCGCCTACCTCGAACACCAGGCGTGGCCCGAGGCGGTGCAGGCCGCCCGCGACGCCCATGTGCGGATGGCGGCGAGCGACGGGGAGGACCCGGACACGGCGCCGCGGAACCTGGAGGTCCTGCGGATCATGACGCGGTCCGCGTAGCCCGTCTGGAACGGCGGTTCGGGCGGGCGTCCGTCCTGCGGGACGGGCGGTCGTGGCCGTGGGCCCGTGTGGGACCCTGTGGTGCATGAACGAGCAGTCCACGTCAGCCGCGGCCGCCGCCGATCAGTACGTCCTCACCCTGTCCTGCCCGGACAAACAGGGCATCGTGCACGCCGTGTCGAGCTACCTGTTCATGACCGGCTGCAACATCGAGGACAGCCAGCAGTTCGGCGACCACGACACCGGTCTGTTCTTCATGCGGGTGCACTTCTCGGCGGAGGCGCCGGTGACCGTGGACAAGCTGCGGGCGAGCTTCGCGGCGATCGGTGACTCGTTCCACATGGACTGGCAGATCCACCGGGCCGACGAGCGGATGCGGATCGTCCTCATGGTCAGCAAGTTCGGGCACTGCCTGAACGACCTGCTGTTCCGGGCGCGGATCGGGGCGCTGCCGGTGGAGATCGCGGCGGTGGTGTCGAACCACACCGAGTTCGAGGAGCTGGTGGGGTCGTACAACGTGCCGTTCCACCACATCCCGGTGACGAGGGAGACCAAGGCGGACGCCGAGGCCCGGCTGCTGGAGATCGTCCGCGAGGAGCGGGTCGAACTGGTGGTGCTGGCGCGGTACATGCAGGTCCTCTCCGACGACCTGTGCAAGGCGCTGAGCGGGCGGATCATCAACATCCACCATTCGTTCCTGCCGAGCTTCAAGGGGGCGAAGCCGTATCACCAGGCGCATGCGCGGGGTGTGAAGCTGATCGGCGCCACCGCGCACTACGTCACCGCGGATCTCGACGAGGGGCCGATCATCGAGCAGGAGGTCGAGCGGGTGGGACACGACGTCACGCCGGACCAGCTGGTCGCGATCGGCCGTGACGTGGAGTGCCAGGCGCTGGCGCGCGCCGTGAAGTGGCACGCGGAGCGAAGGATTCTGCTCAACGGGCGCCGGACTGTGGTCTTCGCCTGAGGAGGCGGGACTTCCCGCCGCCGGCGACTGCGGGTGCGTGGTGGCTGGTCGCGCAGTTCCCCGCGCCCCTTACGGGGCGCTGTGCTTCCGCGGCGTTTTTGCCTGCGGGCGCCTGGTGGCTTGTCGCGCCCGCGCGGCGGAGCCGCACATCGATACAGTCCCGCGCCACTGGGGGGTTGTCGTGCCGTGGGCTGCCTGGCGCCCCCAGGCGACCGCGCGTGTCGTCCCACCCAGCCGCGGGCATGCGTGCCGCCAGGGGCGGCACGGGTGGGCGCGGCGGCACCTTGGCAGCGCCTGGAAGTTGAATGTGCCCCCGGCCCACTGTGGCAGCGGTGCGTTACATGCGGCTCAGCGCTGCCGCCGCGCAGAGCACGTCCCTGATGGCTGTGGCGTCGCCGTCCTGGCCGGCCGCGGCGTCGTCAGGCGGGATTCGGCCCGCGGCCAGGCGGCAGAACTCGATGTCGTCCAGGGCGACATGGGCCACGGTGACCTCGGCGGAGCCGGCCGCGGCGGGGGAGTCGAGGGGGATCAGCCACTCCCCGCCGCCCGCGCCCTCGATCTCCAGCCGCAGGCTCCGCCCCGGACGCCCCGCGGACACGAGGTGTGGGGCCGCCCCGGGCGCGGACAGTCCTGCCCGGCGCCGCTCGGCGAGCGCGGCCGGCAGCATGCGGGCGGCCAGGTCGATCATCCGGTGCAGGTGCGCCGGCGCGGGCGCCTCGTAGGGATAGTCCACCGCCTCCGCGATGTCCTCCGCGTGCACCCAGCACTCGAAGGCCCGGTCGACCATCGCGTCGTACAGCGGCAGCTCGAACTCGCCGTACGGCACCGTCAGTCCGCCGGCTCCGCTGCCGGTGAACGACACGGTCCGTACGAGGCCGTGGCTCTGCTCCCGCCAGGGTGCCCGCACCGAGGCGGTCGGCGGGAAGCGGGACCCCTCCCAGAACGCCTCGGTCCGCGCGGCCGGTCCCGCCTTCTCCGCCGCTCCGGCGACCTCCGTCAGCGGGTCGTCAAGTCCCAGCGCGACCGCGACCAGTCCGTCCACGGACAGCAGGTGGGCGATCACCCCGGCCACGGTGGTACGGCGGCTCGTCGCGGCCCCGCCCTCGAACCACCGCAACCGCACCGGCGCGTGCCACTCCGCGTCCCCGAAGTCCTGCAGCAGCGCGTCCAGTCGGGCGGTCTCGGCGTCGTACGGCGCCGCCCACTCGGGCACGGGGACGTGCGGCGGCCGGCGGTCCAGGCAGCTCTCCAGGACCCGGGCCCGCAGGGAGGGGTCCAGATCGAGGCTCTCGGGCCCGCGCAGCAGGCCCACCGCCTCCCGCAGCCGCAGCGCCTCCTCCGCGCAGGCCCCGCAGTCGCCCAGGTGGTCCTCCACGGCCGCCGTCTCCGCCGCCGAGCAGGCGGCCAGCGCCCAGGCGCCCAGCAGCGATTTCAGGACATCGTGCGAGAGGTCGAGCGGCACGGGCACCAGGTCTCCCGGGTCGGGCAGCGGCAGCCCACCGTCCTCGACGGAGGCCCGGGGCGTGGGTATGCGGGGCGGCCGGGGCGGCTCGCCGCCACCGGGCACGTGCGGTACGCCGCCCGAAGCGCCCCCATTTCCCCCGATTTCGCCGATGTCACCCGTTTCCTCCGAGAAGTCCCGTTCGGCGCCCGTGTTCTCGCTCACGCCGTACCCCCGTACCCCGGCGGTGTCCCGGTGTCGTGGGCGGTGGACAGGAGTTGCAGGCCGAGGCGGAGCCGGCGGCGGGCCTCCTCCTCGGTGACGCCGAGGTCGGCGGCGGTCTGGCGGTAGTCGCGCCGCTGGACGTACGCCAGTTCCAACGCGGCCCGCAGCGGGGCCGGCATGGAGTGGACGATGTAGTCGGCGCGGGCGGCGACCGAAGCGCGGCGCACGGTGCTCTCCAGTTCCTCAGCGTCGGCGTGCCCCGGCGGCAGTGCGGCGGTCGCGGTGGCCCGCAGCCGCTGTACGGCGAGCCGGTGGGTCACCGCGGCCACCCAGGAGCGCAGCGGGCCGTGCTTGGGGTCGTAGGTGTCGGGGTGTTCCCAGACGTGCGCGAAGACCTCGCGGGTGACGCCGTCGGCCGCCTGCTCGTCGTCGAGGACGCGGTGGGCGAGGCTGTGCACGAGCGAGGCGAACCGGTCGTACAGCTCGCCGAGGGCGGCCGCCTCGCCGCGCGCGAGCCGCTGCTGCATCTTGCGGTCCCAGCGGGGTGGTGCGTCCTTCGCCGGCATGTGACCCTCCCCTCGTCCTGTCCAGCCTGTCGGCACCGTCACCCCGAATGTAGTCGGCACGTCTGACAGTGCACGCCCCCATGTGTCAGTGTGCGCCCCCCGAAGCGCCGCAGGTGATAGTGCCCCCTCCACACAACCTTCACACAACAGGTGCGAACTTGCTGTGCATCTCTGATCGAACAGGATCG
Coding sequences within it:
- a CDS encoding ABC transporter substrate-binding protein yields the protein MTGRRRPRSTRTFLPSLPRRVRRAALSAGALAACLSLTAGCGTVLGATGGSGDGAPVTVMTWAPQGTDATNKPGMPAVALAYARWVNAHGGVAGHRLRVLTCNDHDNSVGAAACARRAVREGAVAVVGSYSQYADSYMAPLESAGIAYLGGYGVTNDEFTNMYSYPVNGGQPALLAGLGRALADTCGPVSLVRPDSIAGDELPPLLDAGLKAGGHAPAADQLAAEDATEYDGQARRAMRHADADAGLGKAGCVVPALGDHTDTFMDSFRRARDDASRDDASRDDASAGPRRGSRAVRTATVLGSVDQTVINATGGASGPYEGAYVAGWYPVTSDARWDPMKKVISEEAFGDNRVDAGDAGVQTTWIAYTVLRAVLERIGSGDVTAAAVRHTLDDGLKVSTGGLTPTLSWPFEGRLATIGLSRLANAEVTLQVVRDGRLVAARDDHTATDTTAVLRSADLG
- the purU gene encoding formyltetrahydrofolate deformylase, yielding MNEQSTSAAAAADQYVLTLSCPDKQGIVHAVSSYLFMTGCNIEDSQQFGDHDTGLFFMRVHFSAEAPVTVDKLRASFAAIGDSFHMDWQIHRADERMRIVLMVSKFGHCLNDLLFRARIGALPVEIAAVVSNHTEFEELVGSYNVPFHHIPVTRETKADAEARLLEIVREERVELVVLARYMQVLSDDLCKALSGRIINIHHSFLPSFKGAKPYHQAHARGVKLIGATAHYVTADLDEGPIIEQEVERVGHDVTPDQLVAIGRDVECQALARAVKWHAERRILLNGRRTVVFA
- a CDS encoding maleylpyruvate isomerase N-terminal domain-containing protein: MSENTGAERDFSEETGDIGEIGGNGGASGGVPHVPGGGEPPRPPRIPTPRASVEDGGLPLPDPGDLVPVPLDLSHDVLKSLLGAWALAACSAAETAAVEDHLGDCGACAEEALRLREAVGLLRGPESLDLDPSLRARVLESCLDRRPPHVPVPEWAAPYDAETARLDALLQDFGDAEWHAPVRLRWFEGGAATSRRTTVAGVIAHLLSVDGLVAVALGLDDPLTEVAGAAEKAGPAARTEAFWEGSRFPPTASVRAPWREQSHGLVRTVSFTGSGAGGLTVPYGEFELPLYDAMVDRAFECWVHAEDIAEAVDYPYEAPAPAHLHRMIDLAARMLPAALAERRRAGLSAPGAAPHLVSAGRPGRSLRLEIEGAGGGEWLIPLDSPAAAGSAEVTVAHVALDDIEFCRLAAGRIPPDDAAAGQDGDATAIRDVLCAAAALSRM
- a CDS encoding sigma-70 family RNA polymerase sigma factor, with translation MPAKDAPPRWDRKMQQRLARGEAAALGELYDRFASLVHSLAHRVLDDEQAADGVTREVFAHVWEHPDTYDPKHGPLRSWVAAVTHRLAVQRLRATATAALPPGHADAEELESTVRRASVAARADYIVHSMPAPLRAALELAYVQRRDYRQTAADLGVTEEEARRRLRLGLQLLSTAHDTGTPPGYGGTA